Part of the Sphingobacterium sp. LZ7M1 genome, CCAGAGTGCCCAAGATCTGCATCAAGTATATGCTGATTTAACGGTCTTCCAAGACGGGCTAGCTACCCAACTTAAAAAGGGAGTAAACAAGAAACAGATAGCGACTATTGCAAATGAGGATATCCGTGCCTTAGCACAAGGATTATTGTCTGGCAAAAATGTAGACCCTTATAAATATGCCAGCTATCCTGCACTATTATCACCGAAAACATTGGGTCAAGAACTGAGTATTGGCGATGGATATAGCAAATATGAAAATGTAACCGGCGTTTATCTACCTATTGGCAAACACATCCTTATTGCTGATGGCATTGAAGATGATCAAGATATCAAGCTCGTTATTCCAAATTGGATGCGTAAAGCGCCTAACCCAGAAGAGCCGACCAAAGACCCGAAGGGTTGGGGAATCGAGAAGAAGGAATTCAAATTAAAGAATGGGGTCAATATCATTGAATTAAAGGAGTTTGGCAGTTTGGCTTATGTCAATTACTTCTCTGATCAGCCCAAGGACGAAAAACCGATCAAAATACATTTTCTATCTGGACAGGTAAATGGTTATTTTGATATACAGAAGCATTCTGACCAAGATTGGAATGCATTTTTGGATCATGCTGTCTATCCGATCATGGATGCAAAGGGCAAGCATATACAAACGGCATATCCCGTAGAGGATCTAAAGAAATATGCATACGGAAAAGGGAAGGAGTTGATCAGCAATTACGATTCCCTCGTATATAGACAACATCGTTTAATGGGCTTGATCAAATACGATAGGGTTCCCGACAATAAGATATTAGCAAGAGTAAACTATAACTACTATATGTTCCGTGATGGAGATGGAGTAGCCTATATGGGAGACAAGCAGGGTTATGCCATGAAGATGGTCTTAGATCCAAGTTCAGTCATCAATGGTGACCCTTGTTGGGGATTTAGCCATGAAGTTGGACATGTACACCAAACTTCGCCAATGCTGAGCTGGGGAGGGTTAGGAGAGGTGAGTAATAATATTTATTCGCTTTATGTCATGAGGTCATTTGGAAACAAATCAAGAATCTTGGCCCAAAACAATTTCCAGTCAGCTAAAGAATCGATCATTGACAAAAAGATTTCCTATCTGCAAGACCCTGATGTGTTCAACAGGTTAGTTCCATTTTGGCAATTGCAATTATACTTTGAAGGGGAGGGGAAGAACCCAGATTTCTATCCAGACTTATTTGAGACTTTGAGAAAACAAAATAAGAACAATAGTCCTTCTAGGCAAAAAATCCGGGAACGATGGGGCAGGGAGCCTGTTGTTGTGGAACGAAACCCAGCAGTTCATCAATTGAATTTCATCAAGACTGCCTGCGAGGTATCAAGGACAGATTTAACTGATTTCTTTGATCAATAT contains:
- a CDS encoding M60 family metallopeptidase codes for the protein MKKTLITLSAAILISNLSCAQSAQDLHQVYADLTVFQDGLATQLKKGVNKKQIATIANEDIRALAQGLLSGKNVDPYKYASYPALLSPKTLGQELSIGDGYSKYENVTGVYLPIGKHILIADGIEDDQDIKLVIPNWMRKAPNPEEPTKDPKGWGIEKKEFKLKNGVNIIELKEFGSLAYVNYFSDQPKDEKPIKIHFLSGQVNGYFDIQKHSDQDWNAFLDHAVYPIMDAKGKHIQTAYPVEDLKKYAYGKGKELISNYDSLVYRQHRLMGLIKYDRVPDNKILARVNYNYYMFRDGDGVAYMGDKQGYAMKMVLDPSSVINGDPCWGFSHEVGHVHQTSPMLSWGGLGEVSNNIYSLYVMRSFGNKSRILAQNNFQSAKESIIDKKISYLQDPDVFNRLVPFWQLQLYFEGEGKNPDFYPDLFETLRKQNKNNSPSRQKIRERWGREPVVVERNPAVHQLNFIKTACEVSRTDLTDFFDQYGFFYVGEMKYDDYGNYEYKMTQQMVDECKDAIKAMNLGKPTIDISSLTDKI